A segment of the Pelecanus crispus isolate bPelCri1 chromosome Z, bPelCri1.pri, whole genome shotgun sequence genome:
GCCACGGCCACCACGGCCACGGCTGCCCACGGCCACGGCTGCCCACGGCCACGGCCACCACGGCCACGgctgcccactgccgccacggccacggccaccACGGCTGCCCACGGCCACGGCCACCACGGCCACGGCTGCCCACTGCCGCCCATGGCCACGGCCACCACGGCTGCCCACGGCCACGGCCACCACGGCCACGATGGCCACGGCCACGGCTGCCCACGGCCACGGCTGCCCACAGCTGCCCGCGGCTGCCCGGGGCGAGCCGGCGTGTGCCTgcgccccgcccccaccccgctgcctCCCCACGTGGCCCCCGGGCACGAGCCGCTGGCTCCTCCCGCCCACCCCCCTTTCCTCGCCGGCGCGCGCCGATTAGCATAataatgcccccccccccccgcctttttctCCCCCGCCGGCCAATGGGAAGCCAGGAGGCGCCGCCAGCTGCCGGCGCCGCAGCCGCGCGGGGCTATAAATATGGCGGCGGGCGCGCAGGCCGCCTCAGCGCGCCGGGGGAGAGCGTGGCCAGCGGTCGGGCGGAGCCGTGGCTGGCCGGCGGGAGCTGTGGCTGGCCGCCGCGCTGCGGGGACCCGCTGCTATGACTCTGGAGGAGATCCACGGACAGGAGCCTGTGCCTGCGGGCCACGACTGGTACGGGCGGGCGGCGAAGGggtgcgggcggggggcgcggggggcgagCGGTGCGGGCGTTGGGGGCGGTTGCGGCGGCCGCGCTGACTCTGCCCTCTCCCGGCGCCGCAGGATGCAGGGCGCCGGCAAGGCCCTCCACGAGCTGCTGGTGTCGGCGCAGCGCCGCGGCTGCCTCACCGCCGGCGTCTACGAGTCGGCCAAGCTGATGAACGTGTAAGtacggcgggcgggggccgccggggtgggggtggggggcttcggggccggccggcggcggccgcggggctgaTGGCGCCGCTCCCCTCTTGCAGCGACCCCGACAACGTCGCGTTCTGCGTGCTGGCCACGGACGAGGAGGACGAGGGGGACATTGCCCTGCAGATCCACTTCACCCTGATCCAGGCTTTCTGCTGCGAGAACGACATCGACATCGTGCGGGTGAACGATGTGGCCAAGCTGGCTGCCATCGTGGGCCCCAGCGAGGAGTCTGGGGAGCCGCGGGATCTCCACTGCATCCTCATCACGGTGGGTGTCCGGCGGGAGGCGAGCGGTGCTTGCTGCGCCGGCGATGCCGGCCTCTACAGGGCACGGCTAGAGCCTTTTGGGGGCGGCCCCCCGTCCCGCTGGTGGTCAGATCCCCTTCTGGGCAAAGGAAGGGGGCTTGGCACACGCCATACGGCCAGTCAGCAGAGTAGCAGTAGAAGGCTATGCTTCTCGTAACTGTGGATTTCCTCTGTTGTCCACAAGGGTAACATCTTTGCTTCCTGCTTTGTGTCTGTGTCAGGACCGAAACTGTCTGAAAATGCCTTGCTTCCTAAGCTAATGCTTCTGTAAATATTGTGATGACTTCAGCTGGTGGGCAGCACTGACAGTgtgtgacttttttctttctggcagaACCCGAATGAAGATGGCTGGAAGGACCCAGCTCTAGAAAAGCTCAACTCGTTTTGTGAAGAGAGACGAAATGTCAATGATTGGGTGCCAACTATCACCCTGCCTGAGTGATGGTGACCCAGTGCATCGGGGAGGCTGAAACCTTTGTTGCATTCTCAACGTGGCATGGGCTCACCAAAGTGTGCAACAAGCTGCTGATTCCATGGATTAGCCTGGTCAAGAGACTGGATTAAAGTCACTCAGACTGGCATGCAGTGGGCTCttatggaggaggaagaggagaacaGCTCACCTCACCAGTGAGCCTCAGTAGGCTGCAACCGTGGAGGGGCTGACATACCATGGAACTGAAAGAAGTATTGCAAGTTCCCTGGTCAAGTGGAGCTGTTtcagaaggcagagagaaagTTGGGGGAAGTGGGCCAAAACTTTCCAGAAGGACTGGACAGAGTACTGTAACTAGGAACTGTCGGCGCCGTGTacaaaacagagagaagaaagtttCAATATTTGATGGACCACTAGAGACTGGTTACTAAGATGAATATAGAGACTCCAAAGCGGACAGACTTCAACAGGCCTCTTGGGTCACTCTGCAGAACTGGTTTAATAATgcaataatttttaatgaaatattggCTGCTATTGAAGCTTTCATAATAAATTTTTGACAATTAATTTCTGGGAGTGTCTTGCTTACTGGGTGGGGAAGCATGTCACTCAAATACCACTGATGTTTTGCTCGTGTGCTGTAGTCAAAGGTATATTCCACAGTAATGGAGCTATTGCTCAAATACTTTCTCTCCTGGGCCAGCTGAATGAAGAGCTGTGCTTGTCCAAGTTGATAATTCAACCTTTCACCCTCTTGCAACAGCTGCTTATCGCAACAGCTTGCAAGACTAAAGAGCTGCATGCTTAATGAGCTCACTTATTGTAATAGGTGGTCTTTGTAGTCTACTGAAGGAACACAATACATGTTagaaacatggattttttttttttttggaatacAGACCTCCAGTAAATTGCATCATTAGTTCCTAAATATGACTTAGTAAGACTCATTCAGAGCTGCAGTGTTCCCACTTGACAGAAGCAGCTTAAACATGATGGGGGGCTGCGAAACTCCTTAGATGTCAAATACATTTAACATTTGCTTTGATTAGAATGACATCGTTAAATCTAAAACTAGCTAATAGTGAATAAACATCACATCTGCCACAAGCTGCTCTCTGATTGCCATATGCTGTAACAATAGAAGCTGTCACTCCAGAAGCCAATTTTGCAAAACCTAATTGCATGACAACACCAAATTAAGTCCAAAACAATTTAAGGATGGTGTGGCCTTTTTTCAGAGATCTTGTCATGGAAAGTTAATATGGGCGGGCTGATTTGGCCCTAtgttaaaagggaaaatatcaCCCCGCTTCTGTGCACAATCTGTCTGTGCCCCAGGACTTGACAGTAAAAGGGCATAGTAATGATCCCTTCTCCAGAGAGCAAGAAAGCCAAACTACTCACTTCCTCTATAGACACTAAAAATACTCAGTTATCACAATTACATTT
Coding sequences within it:
- the GADD45G gene encoding growth arrest and DNA damage-inducible protein GADD45 gamma isoform X1; translation: MTLEEIHGQEPVPAGHDWMQGAGKALHELLVSAQRRGCLTAGVYESAKLMNVDPDNVAFCVLATDEEDEGDIALQIHFTLIQAFCCENDIDIVRVNDVAKLAAIVGPSEESGEPRDLHCILITNPNEDGWKDPALEKLNSFCEERRNVNDWVPTITLPE
- the GADD45G gene encoding growth arrest and DNA damage-inducible protein GADD45 gamma isoform X2; the protein is MTLEEIHGQEPVPGRMQGAGKALHELLVSAQRRGCLTAGVYESAKLMNVDPDNVAFCVLATDEEDEGDIALQIHFTLIQAFCCENDIDIVRVNDVAKLAAIVGPSEESGEPRDLHCILITNPNEDGWKDPALEKLNSFCEERRNVNDWVPTITLPE